A single genomic interval of Chryseobacterium paludis harbors:
- a CDS encoding bacteriocin-like protein translates to MKNLKSISRENLKTIKGGLKYCGDGTPCGAGWCCAGSACRPINSSYCLIVPEE, encoded by the coding sequence ATGAAAAATTTAAAGTCAATTTCAAGAGAAAATTTAAAAACAATTAAAGGAGGACTTAAGTATTGTGGTGATGGTACACCATGTGGTGCAGGCTGGTGCTGTGCAGGAAGCGCTTGCAGACCAATCAATTCTTCTTACTGTTTGATAGTACCGGAAGAATAA
- the thiD gene encoding bifunctional hydroxymethylpyrimidine kinase/phosphomethylpyrimidine kinase, whose amino-acid sequence MKKYTYPSVLTIAGFDGSGGAGIQADIKTASALGCFSTSVLTALPVQNTQGVRKIYPIPVEAVADQIEAILDDIFPDAIKIGMVHTPQLVEVIVSTLSKYKKIPLVFDPVMVATSGHRLIEEDTITAIIERLFPIADVITPNMDEAAILAHMKVETLDDLYTAGKQIKQLGCKSILLKGGHQETSMITSLFYDEYENYHCFETIKFNTNNTHGSGCTLSSAIAAYLALGKTLYDSVSLGQQYIYQAIENGKDVKTGLGNGPLNHFFNPQKLVKNEMV is encoded by the coding sequence ATGAAAAAGTATACATATCCATCGGTATTAACGATTGCCGGATTTGACGGAAGTGGTGGTGCAGGTATTCAAGCTGATATTAAAACAGCCTCCGCGTTAGGTTGTTTTTCCACATCGGTCTTAACCGCTTTACCTGTACAGAATACACAAGGCGTAAGAAAAATCTACCCTATTCCTGTAGAAGCTGTAGCAGATCAGATAGAAGCTATTCTGGATGATATTTTCCCTGATGCCATTAAAATCGGAATGGTTCACACCCCGCAACTGGTAGAAGTCATTGTTTCAACACTAAGTAAATACAAAAAAATACCTCTTGTTTTTGATCCTGTAATGGTAGCAACAAGCGGACATAGGCTTATTGAAGAAGACACCATTACAGCTATTATAGAAAGACTCTTTCCTATTGCTGATGTTATTACTCCAAATATGGATGAAGCAGCCATTTTAGCTCATATGAAAGTAGAAACTCTGGATGATCTTTATACTGCGGGAAAACAGATCAAACAATTGGGCTGTAAAAGCATTCTTCTTAAAGGTGGACATCAGGAAACTTCCATGATCACATCCTTATTCTATGATGAATACGAGAATTACCACTGTTTTGAAACAATAAAATTTAACACCAATAACACCCATGGTTCTGGCTGTACACTTTCCTCTGCTATTGCAGCTTATTTGGCCCTGGGGAAAACTTTATATGACTCCGTTTCTCTTGGTCAACAGTATATTTATCAAGCTATAGAAAATGGCAAAGATGTAAAAACCGGCCTGGGAAATGGTCCGCTTAATCATTTTTTTAACCCTCAAAAACTCGTCAAAAATGAAATGGTCTGA
- the thiE gene encoding thiamine phosphate synthase has translation MSLHPFPYQLYLVISEADCIGRSFLTVAEKAILGGVDIIQLREKNCSNSEFIKKASQLIEITDKYNIPLIINDNIEVTKNINVAGIHVGNNDAKPTYLRQQPFLQNKIIGYSIEYLSQLENEQTTESDYLGISPVFRTNTKSDTVTEWGLDGITKIRQLTEKPLVAIGNIHLTNVKDIINAGADCIAVVSAICSADDPQKAAYELKNEILK, from the coding sequence ATGAGTTTACATCCTTTTCCTTATCAACTTTATCTTGTGATCTCTGAGGCAGATTGTATCGGAAGAAGTTTTCTAACAGTTGCCGAAAAGGCTATTCTTGGTGGCGTAGATATTATTCAGCTGAGAGAAAAAAACTGTTCTAATAGCGAGTTTATCAAAAAAGCCAGTCAACTGATTGAAATTACAGACAAGTATAATATTCCACTTATTATTAATGATAATATTGAAGTTACAAAAAATATAAATGTAGCCGGAATTCATGTAGGTAATAATGATGCAAAACCTACTTATCTCAGACAACAGCCATTTCTTCAAAATAAAATCATAGGCTACTCTATAGAATATCTGTCTCAACTTGAAAATGAACAGACCACAGAATCTGATTATCTTGGAATTAGCCCTGTATTCAGAACGAATACAAAATCTGATACGGTGACAGAATGGGGACTTGATGGAATTACAAAGATCAGACAGCTCACAGAAAAACCTTTGGTGGCAATTGGTAATATTCATCTCACTAATGTTAAGGATATTATAAACGCCGGAGCAGATTGTATCGCTGTGGTTTCGGCCATATGCAGTGCTGATGATCCTCAAAAAGCTGCTTATGAATTAAAAAATGAAATTCTAAAATGA
- the thiM gene encoding hydroxyethylthiazole kinase, translated as MDKNLWELVQLVKQHSPLVHNITNYVVMNNTANALLAVGASPIMAHAKSEIHEMVNIAHSVVINIGTLDEYWSESMLIAAEAAHSVKKPWVLDPVGAGATTFRDATLNQLLQYQPTVIRGNASEIIALAKANTSITKGVDSTAKSSEAINAAHFLADHYHTIVCISGETDIIIDSQQIFLISNGHPMMTKVTGLGCSATAIIGAFIGITENISEAVAAAMALIGIAGELAVLESKGPGSLQVNLIDKLYNMTEKEFISYLKIERK; from the coding sequence ATGGACAAAAATCTTTGGGAACTGGTACAGTTGGTAAAACAACACTCTCCTCTTGTACATAATATCACGAATTATGTTGTGATGAATAACACAGCTAATGCTCTTTTGGCTGTCGGAGCTTCACCTATCATGGCTCATGCAAAATCTGAAATTCATGAAATGGTCAATATTGCCCATTCAGTGGTCATCAATATTGGGACACTCGATGAATACTGGTCTGAATCGATGTTAATCGCTGCTGAAGCCGCACATTCAGTAAAGAAACCCTGGGTTTTGGATCCGGTAGGTGCAGGAGCAACAACTTTTCGGGATGCTACTTTAAATCAGCTCCTGCAATACCAGCCTACAGTGATAAGAGGTAATGCCTCTGAGATTATTGCACTTGCTAAAGCCAATACGAGTATTACTAAAGGGGTCGATAGCACAGCAAAAAGTAGTGAAGCCATTAACGCTGCACATTTTCTCGCAGATCACTACCATACAATCGTATGCATTTCCGGTGAAACAGATATCATTATAGATAGTCAACAAATATTTCTTATCAGCAATGGACATCCGATGATGACTAAAGTAACAGGTCTTGGATGTTCTGCTACTGCAATTATCGGAGCATTCATAGGTATTACGGAAAATATAAGTGAAGCTGTGGCAGCTGCAATGGCATTGATAGGTATTGCTGGTGAACTTGCTGTTTTGGAAAGCAAAGGACCAGGAAGTCTCCAGGTCAATCTTATTGATAAATTGTATAACATGACGGAAAAGGAATTTATCAGTTATTTAAAGATAGAAAGAAAATGA
- a CDS encoding M16 family metallopeptidase yields MKKRLLSVAAVAFFGMMLNAQQIKFEEYDLPNGLHVILHQDNTAPVVTTGVMYHVGAKDEVKGRTGFAHFFEHLLFEGTPNIKRGEWFKIVSSNGGQNNANTTNDRTYYYETFPSNNEQLGLWMEAERMRQAVINQVGVDTQREVVKEEKRLRMDNQPYGNLFSTIQKNLFTNHPYNWPTIGSMEDLNSAKLEEFQAFYKKYYVPNNATLVVAGDIKPEQTKKWIEEYYGGIQKGTVTPKNFPKDAPITQEKEVTATDPNIQLPAYVFAYRTPANKEKDAYILDMLSSYLSNGKSSVLYKKLVDQEKKALQVAAFNQGLEDYSIFAFFAIPMGQTTKQTLQSDIDAEIKKLQTTLISQEDYQKLQNQFENQFVNQNSSIQGIAASLATNHVLMGNTNLINKEIDIYRSITREDLQNAAKKYLNPNQRVIINYVPEKK; encoded by the coding sequence ATGAAAAAACGACTTCTTTCTGTTGCTGCTGTAGCTTTCTTTGGAATGATGCTGAATGCGCAACAAATCAAATTCGAAGAGTATGATTTACCAAATGGTTTACACGTAATTCTTCATCAGGACAATACGGCACCAGTAGTTACAACAGGGGTAATGTATCACGTAGGTGCTAAGGATGAAGTAAAAGGAAGAACCGGTTTCGCTCACTTCTTCGAACATCTTTTATTTGAAGGAACACCTAATATCAAAAGAGGTGAATGGTTTAAAATTGTTTCTTCCAACGGAGGACAAAACAATGCCAATACGACGAATGACAGAACTTATTACTATGAAACCTTCCCTTCGAACAATGAACAATTAGGTCTTTGGATGGAAGCTGAAAGAATGCGTCAGGCAGTGATCAATCAAGTAGGTGTAGACACTCAGAGAGAGGTTGTAAAGGAAGAAAAAAGATTAAGAATGGATAATCAGCCTTATGGAAATCTATTTTCAACTATCCAAAAAAACCTATTTACCAATCACCCATACAACTGGCCAACTATTGGATCAATGGAGGATCTGAACTCTGCAAAATTGGAAGAGTTTCAGGCATTTTATAAAAAATATTATGTTCCTAACAACGCCACTCTTGTTGTAGCAGGAGATATCAAGCCAGAACAGACAAAAAAATGGATCGAGGAATATTACGGTGGAATTCAAAAAGGTACTGTTACTCCAAAAAATTTCCCGAAAGATGCGCCTATCACTCAGGAAAAAGAAGTTACGGCAACCGATCCTAACATTCAGCTTCCAGCTTATGTTTTTGCATACAGAACACCTGCCAATAAGGAGAAGGATGCTTATATCTTAGATATGCTTTCTTCTTATTTAAGTAATGGAAAATCTTCCGTTTTATATAAAAAATTAGTAGATCAGGAGAAAAAAGCGCTTCAGGTAGCTGCTTTCAATCAGGGGCTTGAGGATTATAGTATCTTTGCTTTCTTTGCTATTCCAATGGGACAGACTACAAAGCAAACTTTACAGTCTGATATAGACGCTGAAATAAAAAAACTACAAACAACTTTAATTTCTCAGGAAGATTATCAAAAACTTCAAAATCAATTTGAAAACCAGTTTGTAAATCAAAATTCAAGTATTCAGGGAATTGCTGCTTCACTAGCAACAAACCACGTATTGATGGGTAATACCAACTTAATTAATAAGGAAATTGACATTTACAGATCGATCACAAGAGAAGATCTGCAAAATGCTGCTAAAAAGTACCTGAATCCTAACCAAAGAGTAATCATTAATTACGTACCTGAAAAAAAATAA
- the hxpB gene encoding hexitol phosphatase HxpB, producing MDIKSKRAVIFDMDGVLIDSEKFWKQAEYEVFSSLGVEVTEELSKHTQSMTTSEVARFWHEKYPWENAALDVIEQQVISRVIELIQTEECSVAGIKKFIEDLKLKQYKIGLATNSPYRIIQTVLDKIGVTHLFDHITSAEFKKQGKPHPAVYFTSAKNLDVDPQYCFVIEDSHSGIIAAKKMRE from the coding sequence ATGGATATAAAATCTAAAAGAGCCGTAATTTTCGATATGGACGGTGTTCTCATTGATAGTGAGAAATTCTGGAAGCAGGCTGAATATGAAGTTTTCAGCTCTTTAGGAGTTGAGGTCACTGAAGAATTAAGCAAGCACACACAATCGATGACGACTTCCGAAGTAGCTCGATTCTGGCATGAAAAATACCCCTGGGAAAACGCTGCACTAGATGTTATAGAACAGCAAGTCATCTCAAGGGTAATTGAATTGATACAAACAGAAGAATGTTCTGTTGCAGGTATAAAAAAGTTTATAGAAGATCTTAAATTAAAACAATATAAAATAGGCTTAGCCACCAACTCTCCTTACAGAATTATTCAAACTGTTCTGGATAAAATAGGGGTCACCCATTTATTCGATCACATTACCTCAGCAGAATTTAAAAAGCAAGGCAAACCTCATCCTGCGGTATATTTTACTTCAGCAAAAAATCTAGATGTTGATCCACAATATTGTTTCGTAATAGAAGACAGCCATTCCGGTATTATTGCTGCAAAAAAAATGCGGGAATGA
- a CDS encoding ATP-dependent helicase, with amino-acid sequence MDYLKGLNESQYEAVTTLQGPLMVLAGAGSGKTRVLTMRIAHLITNGIDPFNILALTFTNKAAKEMKERIAKVVGPGNARSLWMGTFHSVFARILRGEAHYLGYPSNFTIYDQQDALNVIRKVLKDMNIDADLYKPKKVQARISNYKNNLITVKAYFNNPELMEADEKANMKFIGKIYEKYVDACFRNGAMDFDDLLLKTNELLTRFPEVLAKYQDRFRYILVDEYQDTNHSQYLIVKALASKFENICVVGDDAQSIYSFRGANIYNILNFKKDYPDAITVSLEQNYRSTQTIVNAANVVIAKNLQQFKKNVFSENEEGDKIKIYRSLSDADEANFVAGNIWELRNRDQRKYNDFAILYRTNSQTRAFEDALRRKNIPYKVYGGLSFYQRKEVKDLIAYLRLLINENDSEALTRIINYPTRGIGETTQNKLIVFADAHNVSVSKVLDNLPMYSQQLGFNNGVLNKLNDFWSMIKAFQVLLKTETAYSVAMEVAKRSGLIKFLKDDGTPEGISRVENVQELMNSMQGFIEEQMQLEDGDPSLSNFLENIALSADTQAKEEEEDMVSLMTIHLSKGLEFPVVHLVGMEENLFPSFMSSATREDLEEERRLFYVALTRAEKQAFFSYAISRFQWGKITDAEPSRFLSEIDEEYLEFINPAMEKRFINQSGLKSNIFDEHPSEMRSFKKVEKKTIEKSDDAKPIAEPRKLKPVSTAKIINPSGASSQDIEIGDRVRHDRFGIGEVTFLDGTDPQNIKAKVIFMHEGEKNLILKYAKLTKI; translated from the coding sequence ATGGACTATTTGAAAGGATTAAATGAATCACAATATGAAGCCGTTACCACTTTACAGGGACCACTAATGGTGCTTGCAGGAGCAGGTTCCGGGAAAACTCGCGTACTAACCATGCGTATTGCCCATTTGATTACTAATGGAATCGATCCTTTTAATATTTTAGCACTTACCTTTACCAATAAGGCGGCAAAAGAGATGAAGGAGCGTATTGCAAAGGTGGTAGGGCCAGGCAATGCAAGAAGCCTTTGGATGGGAACTTTCCACTCTGTATTTGCGAGAATTTTAAGAGGTGAGGCACACTATTTAGGCTATCCTTCAAACTTTACGATTTATGATCAGCAAGATGCTTTGAATGTGATCAGAAAAGTACTGAAAGACATGAATATTGATGCTGACCTTTATAAACCTAAAAAAGTTCAGGCAAGAATTTCAAATTATAAAAACAACCTGATCACAGTAAAGGCCTATTTCAATAATCCTGAATTGATGGAAGCTGATGAAAAGGCCAATATGAAATTTATTGGGAAGATCTATGAAAAATATGTAGATGCCTGTTTTAGAAATGGAGCCATGGACTTTGATGATTTATTGTTAAAGACCAATGAATTGCTTACCCGTTTCCCTGAAGTTTTGGCAAAGTATCAGGACCGGTTTAGATATATTCTGGTAGATGAGTACCAGGATACCAATCATTCGCAGTATCTTATTGTGAAAGCATTAGCTTCAAAATTTGAAAACATATGTGTGGTAGGGGACGATGCGCAGTCAATTTATTCATTCCGTGGTGCAAATATTTATAATATACTAAACTTTAAAAAAGATTATCCGGACGCAATAACAGTTTCATTGGAGCAGAATTACCGTTCCACACAAACGATTGTAAATGCAGCTAATGTAGTGATCGCAAAAAACCTTCAACAGTTCAAGAAGAACGTATTCAGTGAAAATGAAGAAGGAGATAAAATAAAAATTTACCGTTCTCTTTCCGATGCTGATGAAGCAAATTTCGTAGCCGGAAATATCTGGGAACTTCGTAACAGAGATCAGAGAAAATACAATGACTTCGCTATTTTATATAGAACAAACTCTCAGACGCGTGCTTTTGAAGATGCATTGAGACGTAAAAATATTCCGTACAAAGTGTATGGAGGCCTGTCTTTTTATCAAAGAAAAGAGGTGAAGGATTTAATTGCTTACCTGCGTCTTTTGATTAACGAAAATGATTCGGAGGCATTGACAAGAATTATCAATTATCCTACAAGAGGAATTGGTGAAACTACTCAAAATAAACTGATTGTTTTTGCAGATGCTCATAATGTATCTGTTTCAAAAGTATTAGATAATCTACCAATGTATTCGCAACAGTTAGGTTTCAATAATGGCGTTCTTAATAAACTGAACGATTTTTGGTCCATGATCAAAGCCTTTCAGGTATTATTAAAAACCGAAACGGCTTACAGCGTAGCTATGGAAGTGGCTAAGCGAAGTGGTTTGATCAAATTTTTAAAAGACGATGGAACTCCGGAAGGTATTTCGAGAGTGGAAAACGTGCAGGAATTGATGAATTCGATGCAGGGTTTCATTGAAGAACAGATGCAGTTGGAAGATGGAGATCCCAGTTTATCTAATTTCCTCGAGAATATTGCCCTTTCTGCAGATACACAAGCTAAGGAAGAGGAAGAAGATATGGTTTCCCTGATGACCATTCACCTTTCAAAAGGTTTGGAGTTTCCTGTGGTACACCTTGTAGGAATGGAAGAAAATCTTTTCCCGAGTTTTATGAGTTCTGCAACCAGAGAAGATCTGGAGGAAGAAAGACGTCTCTTCTACGTTGCTTTAACAAGAGCTGAAAAACAGGCTTTTTTCTCTTATGCTATTTCCCGTTTTCAATGGGGAAAAATTACAGATGCTGAGCCTTCAAGATTTTTAAGTGAAATTGATGAGGAATATCTGGAATTCATTAATCCGGCAATGGAAAAGCGTTTCATAAACCAAAGTGGCCTTAAGTCTAATATTTTTGACGAGCATCCTTCTGAAATGAGAAGCTTTAAAAAAGTTGAAAAGAAAACGATTGAAAAGAGTGATGATGCGAAACCTATTGCTGAACCAAGGAAATTAAAACCTGTAAGTACAGCTAAAATTATCAACCCAAGCGGAGCTTCTTCTCAGGACATTGAGATTGGCGACAGGGTAAGGCATGACCGCTTTGGTATTGGCGAAGTTACTTTCCTGGATGGAACTGATCCTCAGAATATCAAAGCAAAAGTTATTTTCATGCATGAAGGAGAAAAAAATCTTATTCTGAAATACGCGAAACTAACCAAGATTTAA
- the tenA gene encoding thiaminase II gives MKWSEQTWQSIEERYQSILKMPFIKELSDGTLPQEKFKFYMVQDSLYLEHFGRTLSMIATKIHDLKDVLAYMRFAENAIVVENALHEFYFKDFGVTDKGVLEPACHHYIHFLRSTAAIESVEIGVAAVLPCFWIYREVGDYIYKNQNTVNNPYQKWIETYGGDEFSVAVDQAIAICDKIAENATMETRKKMTEAFIMSTRMEYHFWEAAYDLKTWI, from the coding sequence ATGAAATGGTCTGAACAAACCTGGCAAAGTATTGAAGAACGATATCAATCTATTCTGAAAATGCCCTTTATAAAAGAATTATCAGATGGTACCTTACCACAAGAGAAGTTTAAATTTTACATGGTTCAGGATTCCTTATATCTTGAACATTTTGGAAGAACACTTTCAATGATTGCTACAAAAATTCACGATCTTAAGGATGTACTTGCCTATATGCGATTTGCTGAAAATGCCATCGTAGTGGAAAATGCATTACATGAGTTTTATTTTAAAGATTTTGGGGTTACTGATAAAGGAGTATTAGAACCCGCCTGTCATCATTACATCCATTTCCTTAGAAGTACTGCAGCTATAGAATCTGTAGAAATTGGTGTTGCCGCGGTATTGCCCTGTTTCTGGATCTATAGAGAAGTAGGAGATTACATTTACAAAAACCAAAACACAGTTAATAATCCCTATCAGAAATGGATTGAAACTTATGGTGGTGACGAATTTTCTGTTGCGGTAGACCAGGCCATTGCAATCTGTGATAAAATAGCAGAAAATGCGACCATGGAAACAAGAAAAAAAATGACTGAAGCTTTTATCATGTCAACCCGGATGGAATATCATTTCTGGGAAGCAGCATATGACCTAAAGACATGGATATAA
- a CDS encoding TonB-dependent receptor plug domain-containing protein, whose amino-acid sequence MKNRKTIFSASVLFFLGTYAYAQEKDTVKTANVEEVVILGSRSGARSKVDSPVPVDVFNIKESSLVLPQTNISQILNAIAPSFTSTVQTNSDGTDHLDPAQLRGLGPDQVLVLVNGKRRHTSALVNVNGTPGRGTVGTDLNAIPSFAINRIEVLRDGAAAQYGSDAIAGVINLGLKRDTGKLTGQFTYGGNLTPTANDHTGNFDGQNFQVDLNYGNKIGKKGGFYNITWTSQFRNPTYRAGTESGAIYNAYNAIEKRALNDGVNLSTLFTDINNTPNSQQIVNYIHQYSQNVNYFSQDFQNQIQGAHTIGALQGILGRDVSDQELAYRGLDRKDFNMQVGQSKLNNHQLFANIEVPINDDWKVYTFGGYSFRHGTSGGFFRRPNQSRTFTGLYPDGYLPQIATDIQDLSLSAGIKGNWEGWNIDFSNTYGQNSFDYNIQNTGNTSLRFASPNEFSAGGLRFSQNTINLDFSKKYDVWQGINIAFGAEHRYENFKITAGEEASYATYDVNGNVWNGSTPRPTDFFGNGTQFLPGGSQVFSGFRPDNAVNKNRQSVAGYADFEFNFTDWLLVDAAARYENYSDFGSTFNYKIASRVKLDKNLNLRFAGSTGFRAPSIHQIYYNVTSTLFTNGQLLDVGTFSNDSEIAGLLDIPKLKQETSQSASFGFTYRIPSANLTFTADGYFTKIKNRIILTDQFTRAAVPDAAKVAFDKAGVNAGQFFANAIDTETKGLDVVITHNARFSEVKLDNNFAVNLNQTKKVGNVHSSGLLESANLENTYFSEKSRIYLEEAVPRVKATLSHSVSWKNASFYLRNTYFGKVTGADVLDANGDGIIAFDEHQKIADKVITDVSVAYQFTKNVGLTLGVNNVFDIYPTKNLPASSNNDQFIYSRSTSQFGQNGRYVFTRLNFNF is encoded by the coding sequence ATGAAAAATAGAAAGACAATTTTTTCGGCTTCTGTTTTATTTTTCTTGGGAACGTATGCTTATGCACAGGAAAAAGATACAGTAAAGACGGCTAATGTAGAAGAAGTGGTTATATTAGGTTCTCGAAGTGGAGCAAGATCTAAAGTAGACAGCCCGGTTCCTGTAGATGTTTTTAATATAAAAGAATCTTCATTGGTTTTACCTCAAACCAATATTTCCCAGATCTTAAATGCTATTGCCCCTTCTTTTACCTCTACGGTTCAGACCAATTCAGATGGTACGGATCATTTGGATCCTGCTCAGCTTAGAGGACTTGGTCCAGATCAGGTATTGGTTTTGGTGAATGGGAAAAGAAGACATACTTCAGCATTAGTTAACGTTAATGGAACTCCTGGAAGGGGAACGGTTGGAACAGATCTGAACGCAATTCCTTCTTTTGCAATCAATAGAATAGAAGTTTTGCGAGATGGGGCAGCTGCCCAATATGGTTCAGACGCCATTGCAGGAGTGATCAACTTAGGGTTAAAAAGAGACACCGGCAAACTGACCGGACAATTTACATATGGTGGAAATCTTACTCCAACAGCCAATGACCATACCGGAAATTTTGATGGTCAAAATTTTCAGGTTGACCTGAATTATGGTAATAAAATAGGAAAGAAAGGTGGTTTTTATAATATTACCTGGACTTCTCAGTTCAGAAATCCTACTTATAGAGCAGGAACAGAAAGTGGAGCAATATATAATGCTTATAACGCAATTGAAAAAAGAGCTTTGAATGATGGCGTAAATCTTTCCACATTATTCACAGACATTAATAATACGCCCAACTCTCAGCAGATCGTAAATTATATTCATCAGTATTCCCAGAATGTAAATTATTTTTCTCAGGATTTTCAGAATCAAATCCAGGGGGCTCATACAATTGGAGCATTACAGGGGATATTAGGGCGTGATGTTAGTGATCAGGAACTGGCGTATAGAGGATTAGACAGAAAGGATTTCAATATGCAAGTAGGACAATCAAAACTGAATAATCATCAGCTTTTTGCCAATATAGAAGTTCCTATTAATGATGATTGGAAAGTCTATACATTTGGAGGATATAGTTTCAGACATGGAACTTCGGGAGGTTTTTTCAGAAGACCTAATCAAAGTAGAACTTTTACGGGGCTTTATCCGGATGGTTATCTACCTCAGATCGCAACAGATATTCAGGATTTATCTCTTTCTGCAGGAATCAAAGGAAACTGGGAAGGATGGAATATTGATTTCAGTAATACCTATGGACAGAATTCTTTTGATTACAATATCCAGAATACAGGAAATACTTCTTTGCGATTTGCTTCACCAAATGAGTTTAGTGCTGGAGGATTGAGGTTTTCTCAAAACACAATAAATCTCGATTTCTCAAAAAAATATGATGTTTGGCAGGGGATCAATATTGCTTTTGGGGCAGAACACCGTTATGAGAATTTTAAAATAACAGCAGGGGAGGAAGCTTCTTATGCAACCTATGATGTAAATGGAAATGTATGGAACGGGAGTACTCCAAGACCTACTGATTTCTTCGGAAATGGTACGCAATTTCTTCCTGGTGGATCACAGGTTTTTAGTGGTTTCAGGCCTGATAATGCTGTAAATAAAAACAGACAATCTGTTGCCGGATATGCTGATTTTGAGTTCAACTTTACAGATTGGCTATTGGTAGATGCGGCAGCGAGATATGAAAACTATTCAGATTTTGGCTCTACCTTTAATTATAAAATTGCTTCAAGAGTCAAGCTTGATAAAAATTTAAATCTGAGATTTGCCGGATCTACAGGATTCAGAGCTCCTTCTATCCATCAGATCTATTATAATGTGACTTCAACATTATTTACAAATGGTCAGCTGCTTGATGTTGGAACTTTTAGTAATGATTCAGAAATTGCCGGATTATTAGATATCCCAAAACTGAAACAGGAAACTTCCCAATCAGCAAGCTTCGGATTTACTTATAGAATTCCTTCGGCTAACTTAACCTTTACAGCTGATGGATATTTTACTAAAATTAAAAATAGAATTATCCTTACCGATCAATTTACAAGAGCTGCGGTTCCTGATGCAGCAAAAGTGGCCTTTGATAAAGCAGGAGTCAATGCGGGACAATTTTTTGCCAATGCGATAGATACAGAAACCAAAGGTTTGGATGTTGTAATTACGCACAATGCGAGATTTTCTGAAGTAAAATTGGATAATAACTTTGCTGTTAATCTTAACCAGACCAAAAAAGTAGGAAATGTTCATTCATCAGGTTTACTGGAATCTGCTAATCTGGAAAATACTTATTTTTCTGAGAAATCAAGAATATACCTTGAAGAAGCTGTTCCAAGAGTAAAAGCTACTTTGTCACATAGTGTTTCCTGGAAAAATGCAAGTTTCTATCTTAGAAATACGTATTTCGGAAAAGTTACCGGAGCGGATGTTTTAGATGCTAATGGAGATGGGATTATTGCATTTGATGAACATCAAAAGATTGCAGATAAAGTGATTACGGATGTTTCTGTAGCGTATCAGTTTACGAAAAATGTTGGTTTAACGTTAGGAGTCAATAATGTCTTTGATATTTATCCTACGAAAAATCTTCCGGCATCCAGTAATAATGACCAGTTTATCTACTCACGTTCCACTTCACAGTTTGGACAGAATGGTAGGTATGTCTTCACGAGATTAAATTTTAATTTCTAA
- a CDS encoding bacteriocin-like protein has translation MKNLKTISRQNLKTIKGGLIQCGEDLPPCATGWCCAKNSCRPLSHPYCQ, from the coding sequence ATGAAAAATCTAAAAACAATTTCCAGACAAAATTTAAAAACGATTAAAGGAGGACTAATACAATGCGGTGAAGACCTGCCACCATGCGCAACAGGATGGTGCTGTGCTAAAAATAGCTGTAGACCGTTAAGTCATCCTTATTGTCAATAA